The following are from one region of the Salvia splendens isolate huo1 chromosome 2, SspV2, whole genome shotgun sequence genome:
- the LOC121792935 gene encoding transcription termination factor MTERF2, chloroplastic-like — protein sequence MAAPPLLHRHFSNSLSSPPLHRHFTYSLSFPSPSICPAALEPNLFISPKPPLNLSKTFTSVSFQNHRRKPTSFAPASHATDCEPESRENRVEEAREAVSEYLQKYGASREDANYVSSNCPSYLSMLIDGVDDLDGWNSLAAAAENVEFKRKVSQMAEQKGDKGVLPFLESIGLSLASASRLARYLSSSKSNALTRLIHKVEYMKEILFCGSDDGGIIGKNALRMMAHISISADDELQQTLAFLEKIQARRGGLHLLGSENASFGYLIESFPHLLVLPLESCVKPIVLFLEVVRVPKECIRNIILLFPPVLTYDIDTDIKPRLRSFEKIGVKDNDLGKMLVKYPWILSASILENLEKILDFFDELKVPRSCSSQAIISWPHILGCSVSKMKLIVEELSKMDIKSKKLGHVIATSPQLLLRKPQELLQVMSFFKDLGMDEDAIARTLGRCPEIFAANIDKTLDKKLQFLSNIGISKANIPRVVRKYPELFVCDVDRALLPRMRYLIEIGLSKKDVGFMVRRFSPLLGYSIDEVLRPKLEFLVNTMGRPVRDVVDYPRYFSYSLEKKIKPRYWVLKSRNIDLSLKEMLGKNDEEFADVYIGDGEVLVPPS from the exons ATGGCGGCTCCGCCACTCCTCCACCGCCATTTCTCCAATTCTCTCTCATCTCCGCCCCTCCACCGCCACTTCACCTATTCTCTCTCCTTTCCCTCCCCGTCCATATGCCCCGCTGCTCTCGAACCAAATCTCTTCATCTCACCTAAACCCCCCTTAAACCTCAGCAAAACATTTACATCCGTTTCCTTCCAAAACCATCGCAGAAAGCCCACGAGCTTCGCCCCCGCCTCACACGCAACCGATTGCGAGCCAGAATCGCGCGAAAATCGCGTTGAAGAAGCGCGGGAAGCCGTTTCCGAGTATCTGCAAAAATACGGAGCTTCGCGAGAGGACGCGAATTACGTTTCCTCAAACTGCCCTAGCTATCTTAGCATGCTGATTGACGGCGTGGATGACCTCGACGGTTGGAATTCGTTGGCCGCCGCCGCGGAGAATGTAGAGTTCAAGAGGAAAGTGTCTCAAATGGCGGAACAAAAAGGGGATAAGGGCGTTCTTCCCTTTTTGGAGAGTATTGGCCTTTCTCTCGCCTCGGCTTCTCGCTTAGCGCGATATTTATCTTCTTCCAAGTCCAACGCGCTTACGCGCCTAATTCACAAG GTTGAGTATATGAAGGAAATATTATTTTGTGGCAGTGATGATGGTGGAATCATTGGGAAAAATGCGTTGAGAATGATGGCTCATATCTCCATTTCCGCTGATGATGAATTGCAGCAAACTTTAGCATTTTTAGAGAAG ATTCAAGCGAGGCGTGGTGGTTTGCATCTATTAGGTTCTGAGAATGCCTCTTTTGGGTATCTGATTGAATCCTTTCCCCATCTTCTTGTCCTGCCTCTAGAATCTTGTGTGAAGCCAATCGTGTTGTTTTTGGAAGTCGTCAGAGTCCCTAAAGAATGCATACGAAACATAATATTGCTGTTCCCGCCTGTTCTGACCTATGATATTGACACAGATATCAAACCAAGATTGAGGTCATTTGAGAAG ATTGGTGTGAAGGATAATGATCTTGGGAAGATGCTCGTTAAGTATCCATGGATTCTTTCTGCTAGCATCCTAGAGAACTTGGAGAAAATCCTCGATTTCTTTGATGAATTGAAG GTTCCAAGAAGCTGCTCCTCGCAAGCAATCATAAGCTGGCCACATATTTTGGGTTGTTCAGTTAGTAAGATGAAGTTGATAGTGGAAGAATTGAGTAAAATGGATATTAAAAGTAAGAAGTTAGGTCATGTCATTGCTACAAGTCCTCAACTACTACTTCGCAAGCCTCAGGAATTACTTCAG GTGATGTCCTTCTTTAAGGATTTAGGAATGGATGAGGATGCCATTGCTAGGACGCTTGGCCGTTGCCCTGAAATTTTCGCTGCAAACATAGACAAAACGCTTGATAAGAAGTTGCAATTTCTCTCTAACATTGGCATCTCCAAAGCCAACATCCCACGAGTTGTCAGGAAATACCCAGAACTATTTGTTTGTGATGTCGACAGGGCTTTACTTCCCAG AATGAGGTACCTGATTGAGATCGGATTGTCAAAGAAAGATGTCGGGTTCATGGTACGGAGGTTCTCTCCTTTACTCGGGTACAGCATTGATGAGGTCTTGAGACCTAAACTGGAGTTCCTAGTGAACACCATGGGAAGGCCTGTACGTGACGTGGTGGATTACCCGAGATACTTCAGCTACTCGTTGGAGAAGAAGATAAAGCCGAGGTATTGGGTTCTGAAAAGTAGGAACATAGATCTTTCATTGAAGGAGATGTTGGGCAAAAATGATGAGGAATTTGCAGATGTATATATAGGTGATGGAGAGGTGCTTGTTCCTCCCTCTTGA